From Haloarcula hispanica ATCC 33960, the proteins below share one genomic window:
- the msrA gene encoding peptide-methionine (S)-S-oxide reductase MsrA: protein MIPSAYEPTHPTELAVDAESLPPSATETATFGMGCFWGPDARFGATPGVVRTRVGYAGGTDLDPSYYSLGDHTEVVQVEYDPEAVRYEDLLAVFWANHTPFSAPRKRQYRGVVLAHNDQQRETAKRTREELESRTGRSVETAIETLDQFYLAEDYHQKYELRSTPVVADELEDIYGDAFVDSTVAARLNGFVAGHGDDAEREALFAELDISPAALSEVRRRL, encoded by the coding sequence ATGATTCCGAGCGCGTACGAGCCGACTCATCCGACCGAACTGGCCGTCGACGCTGAATCGCTGCCGCCGTCGGCGACCGAGACGGCGACGTTCGGCATGGGCTGTTTCTGGGGGCCAGACGCCCGCTTCGGCGCGACACCGGGCGTGGTCAGGACACGAGTCGGCTACGCCGGCGGCACCGACCTGGACCCCAGTTACTACTCGCTGGGCGACCACACCGAGGTCGTCCAGGTCGAGTACGACCCCGAGGCGGTGCGCTACGAGGACCTGCTTGCCGTGTTCTGGGCGAACCATACGCCGTTTTCCGCCCCTCGGAAACGCCAGTACCGCGGCGTGGTGCTGGCTCATAACGATCAGCAGCGTGAAACCGCCAAGCGGACGCGCGAGGAACTCGAATCGCGGACGGGTAGGTCAGTCGAGACGGCCATCGAAACCCTCGACCAGTTCTACCTGGCGGAAGACTACCACCAGAAGTACGAACTCCGCTCGACGCCAGTGGTCGCCGATGAACTTGAAGATATCTACGGCGATGCGTTCGTCGATTCGACGGTCGCCGCCCGGCTCAACGGCTTCGTTGCCGGCCACGGGGACGACGCCGAGCGCGAGGCGCTGTTTGCCGAACTGGATATCTCACCGGCTGCGCTCTCAGAGGTCCGCCGCCGGCTCTGA
- a CDS encoding cob(I)yrinic acid a,c-diamide adenosyltransferase — protein MTIYTGRGDQGQTDLRNMERVSKDSRRIEAYGTVDEVNALVGVVRPTGHDDIDEKLRVIQNHLHIVQADFANPDPDEDDPRIQESHVETLEDLIDEADSELDPLESFILPSGSEPGAKLHHARAVCRRAERRCVSFAAEEAGVNETAIIYLNRLSDALFTLARLVNKREGIREENPEY, from the coding sequence ATGACTATCTACACCGGCCGCGGCGACCAGGGCCAGACTGATCTCCGGAACATGGAGCGGGTGTCGAAGGACAGCCGCCGCATCGAGGCGTACGGCACCGTCGACGAAGTGAACGCACTGGTCGGCGTCGTCAGGCCGACCGGCCACGATGACATCGACGAAAAGCTCCGCGTCATCCAGAACCACCTCCACATCGTTCAGGCCGACTTCGCCAACCCCGACCCCGACGAGGACGACCCACGGATACAGGAGTCCCACGTCGAGACGCTCGAAGACCTCATCGACGAGGCCGATTCGGAGCTTGACCCGCTCGAATCGTTCATCCTTCCCTCCGGATCGGAGCCGGGGGCGAAGCTCCACCACGCCCGCGCGGTCTGTCGGCGCGCAGAGCGCCGCTGCGTCTCCTTTGCTGCCGAGGAGGCCGGTGTCAACGAGACGGCTATCATCTACCTGAACCGGCTCTCGGACGCCCTGTTCACGCTCGCCCGCCTCGTCAACAAGCGGGAGGGCATCCGCGAGGAGAACCCCGAGTACTGA
- a CDS encoding NAD(P)/FAD-dependent oxidoreductase: protein MRVAVLGAGYAGLTLARKLEQTLPDSVSLVVVDEEPEHLVQHELHRVVRRPSLADEITVDLDAVLDCEVRQATVTDVSTDEGTATLDGAETLSYDVGAVCLGARTAFYDLPGVREHATPLKRLADAHDIRERFLELGDGDRVVVGGAGLSGVQVAGELAEMASDSDSEVLLLEQEDAVAPSFPASFQSAVHDALVDAGVTVRTGTGVAGADADTIALEDGSDLAMDQFVWTGGIEGSPALDADRPVVRADLRLGESTFAVGDAARVVDSDGEAVPASAAAAIREARVAADNIGTLVERQQGGSGEFQPRLTQYQFNVPGWLVSVGDDAVAKVGPSILTGRAALALKTTVGAGYLGTVGAVQNAVDLVSEELDLDARDTKPE from the coding sequence ATGCGCGTCGCCGTTCTCGGAGCCGGATACGCCGGGCTCACGCTCGCCAGAAAGCTCGAACAGACTCTCCCCGATAGCGTCTCGCTGGTCGTCGTCGACGAGGAGCCCGAACACCTCGTCCAGCACGAACTCCACCGGGTCGTCCGCCGGCCGTCGCTGGCCGACGAGATCACTGTCGACCTCGACGCTGTCCTCGACTGCGAGGTCCGACAGGCAACAGTCACGGACGTATCGACCGACGAAGGGACGGCGACGCTGGACGGGGCTGAGACGCTGTCCTACGACGTGGGTGCGGTATGTCTCGGTGCACGAACGGCCTTCTACGATCTTCCGGGCGTACGCGAGCACGCGACGCCGCTGAAGCGCCTTGCCGACGCCCACGATATCCGCGAGCGGTTCCTCGAACTCGGTGACGGCGACCGGGTGGTCGTCGGCGGCGCTGGCCTGTCTGGCGTGCAGGTAGCCGGCGAACTGGCCGAAATGGCCTCGGACAGCGACAGCGAGGTCCTCCTGCTCGAACAGGAAGACGCCGTCGCACCGTCGTTCCCGGCATCGTTCCAGTCGGCGGTCCACGACGCGCTGGTCGACGCTGGTGTGACAGTCAGGACCGGAACGGGCGTGGCTGGGGCCGATGCTGATACCATCGCGCTCGAAGACGGCTCGGACCTGGCGATGGACCAGTTCGTCTGGACCGGCGGTATCGAGGGGTCGCCGGCACTCGACGCCGACCGCCCCGTCGTCCGGGCGGACCTCCGACTCGGCGAGTCGACGTTCGCCGTCGGCGACGCCGCCCGAGTCGTCGACAGCGACGGCGAGGCCGTGCCGGCGAGTGCGGCGGCTGCCATCCGCGAGGCCCGTGTGGCCGCGGACAACATCGGGACGCTCGTCGAGCGGCAACAGGGCGGTTCCGGCGAGTTCCAGCCCCGACTGACCCAGTACCAGTTCAATGTCCCAGGGTGGCTCGTTTCGGTCGGCGACGACGCCGTGGCGAAGGTCGGCCCCTCTATCCTCACCGGGCGGGCCGCGCTGGCGCTCAAGACGACTGTCGGCGCGGGCTATCTGGGAACAGTTGGAGCCGTCCAGAACGCGGTCGATCTCGTCAGCGAGGAGCTGGACCTCGATGCGAGGGACACGAAACCCGAATAA
- a CDS encoding DUF7838 family putative zinc beta-ribbon protein: MGLELEHYCPECEEYRDFWKVASTTMHLGTKIKWHCPECDYGFVRIDGEVDTGQAA; encoded by the coding sequence ATGGGCCTCGAACTCGAACACTACTGTCCTGAATGCGAAGAGTACCGCGACTTCTGGAAGGTCGCGAGCACGACGATGCACCTGGGGACCAAGATCAAGTGGCACTGCCCGGAGTGTGACTACGGGTTCGTCCGCATCGACGGCGAAGTCGACACCGGCCAGGCGGCATAG
- a CDS encoding DUF7511 domain-containing protein produces MSLDPDGAGNATAERTQAPHDLSMTVVEYTGEPDRCTVSPRGLSGIAKLSTWITVDKDIVVNLDAMR; encoded by the coding sequence ATGAGTCTCGACCCGGACGGTGCGGGAAACGCGACCGCCGAGCGAACGCAGGCCCCGCACGACCTGTCGATGACCGTGGTTGAGTACACCGGCGAACCGGACCGCTGTACCGTGTCACCGCGGGGGCTCTCCGGCATTGCCAAGCTATCGACGTGGATTACCGTGGACAAGGACATCGTCGTCAACCTGGATGCGATGCGGTGA
- the mvaD gene encoding phosphomevalonate decarboxylase MvaD has product MKATAKAHPIQGLVKYHGMRDEELRLPYHDSISVCTAPSHSKTTAAFDPNREEDVYVIDGETVTGRGAERIDAVVDHVRDLADIDHGVRFESANNFPTNIGFGSSSSGFAAAAMALVEAAGLDMTRPEISTVARRGSSSAARAVTGAFSHLRTGMNDKDCRSERIETDLEDDLRIVAGMVPSYKETEEAHKEAAESHMFESRMAHIHGQISDMRDALYDGDFDAVFDLAEKDSLSLAAATMTGPAGWVYWQPRTIEIFNAVRELRNTEDVPVYFSVDTGASVYINTTEEYVGRVEETVADCGVDTRVWDVGGPAQILDEDKALF; this is encoded by the coding sequence ATGAAAGCGACCGCGAAGGCACATCCGATTCAGGGGCTGGTCAAGTACCACGGGATGCGAGACGAGGAACTGCGACTGCCGTACCACGACAGCATCTCCGTCTGTACCGCACCGAGCCACTCGAAGACGACGGCCGCCTTCGACCCGAACCGCGAGGAGGACGTGTACGTCATCGACGGCGAAACGGTCACCGGCCGCGGGGCCGAGCGTATCGACGCCGTCGTGGACCACGTCCGCGACCTCGCGGACATCGACCACGGCGTCCGCTTCGAGTCGGCGAACAACTTCCCGACGAACATCGGCTTTGGCTCCTCCTCGTCGGGCTTTGCCGCCGCGGCAATGGCCCTCGTTGAGGCGGCGGGCCTTGACATGACACGACCGGAAATATCGACCGTCGCCCGGCGCGGCTCCTCCTCGGCCGCTCGCGCGGTGACGGGCGCGTTCTCCCACCTGCGGACCGGCATGAATGACAAGGACTGTCGGAGCGAGCGCATTGAGACGGACCTCGAAGACGACCTGCGGATCGTCGCCGGGATGGTCCCATCCTACAAGGAAACCGAGGAAGCCCACAAGGAGGCTGCCGAGAGCCACATGTTCGAGTCGCGGATGGCCCACATCCACGGCCAGATCTCGGACATGCGCGACGCGCTGTACGACGGCGATTTCGACGCCGTCTTCGACCTCGCCGAGAAGGACTCGCTGTCGCTGGCCGCCGCGACGATGACCGGTCCCGCCGGCTGGGTGTACTGGCAGCCTCGCACCATCGAGATTTTCAACGCCGTCCGGGAGCTCCGGAACACCGAGGACGTGCCGGTGTACTTCTCCGTCGACACCGGCGCGAGCGTCTACATCAATACGACTGAGGAGTACGTCGGCCGCGTCGAAGAGACGGTCGCCGACTGCGGCGTCGACACCCGCGTCTGGGATGTTGGCGGCCCCGCACAGATTCTCGACGAGGACAAGGCGCTGTTCTGA
- a CDS encoding response regulator produces MSIEVLLVDEDVDVLDIVGTFLGQEDEFEITTEADPEAALDLATDGDFDAVVSDYKMPRLDGMELCAALRENDVDIPFLLFTAREYDDVADAAAEHGVTAVVQKGTGTEQYSVLADRIRDAI; encoded by the coding sequence ATGAGTATCGAGGTCCTACTGGTAGACGAGGACGTAGACGTTCTGGACATCGTCGGGACGTTTCTGGGACAGGAAGACGAGTTCGAGATCACGACGGAAGCCGACCCAGAGGCGGCACTGGACCTGGCAACTGACGGCGATTTCGACGCCGTCGTCAGTGACTACAAGATGCCCCGGCTCGACGGGATGGAGCTATGTGCCGCGCTCCGGGAGAACGACGTCGACATCCCGTTCCTGCTGTTTACGGCCCGCGAGTACGACGACGTCGCAGATGCTGCCGCGGAACATGGCGTCACTGCCGTGGTTCAGAAGGGGACGGGCACGGAGCAGTACAGCGTGCTCGCCGACCGGATCCGCGACGCCATCTAA